A DNA window from Bradyrhizobium barranii subsp. barranii contains the following coding sequences:
- a CDS encoding IclR family transcriptional regulator: MPVIAQPPSGGAQLLDRTVILLDLVADGGVEGLSLKDLAARSGLNTATCHRILNTLVGHKLLARDDKKRRYRLGARMAIYGVRAARGPGIISRCEIALSRLRRRTGDTTHLMARFNHDSVCLDRRDGECIVPTLTGSIGGFVPLGVGPGSIAMLAFLDEDEQDYIIRANLGRYASYRNLTENKVRQLIADTRRRGYAVDVGELIPGIAGVGLPIMTPGEKPGAALSFTLLCAKLTPGVLEHYGALLKEEIDAIVGQ; encoded by the coding sequence ATGCCGGTGATCGCCCAACCGCCCTCCGGTGGAGCCCAGTTGCTCGACCGGACCGTCATCCTGCTGGATCTCGTCGCCGATGGCGGCGTCGAGGGCCTATCGCTCAAGGACCTGGCGGCCCGCTCCGGGCTAAACACCGCCACCTGTCACCGCATCCTCAACACGCTGGTCGGTCACAAGCTGCTTGCCCGCGACGACAAAAAACGGCGCTACAGGTTGGGTGCACGCATGGCGATCTACGGCGTCCGCGCGGCTCGCGGCCCCGGCATCATCAGCCGCTGCGAGATCGCGCTGTCCCGGCTCAGGCGCCGCACCGGCGACACGACCCATCTGATGGCCCGCTTCAACCACGATTCCGTTTGTCTCGACCGGCGCGACGGCGAATGCATCGTGCCGACGCTGACGGGATCGATCGGCGGCTTCGTCCCCCTCGGCGTGGGCCCGGGCTCGATCGCAATGCTCGCATTCCTGGACGAGGACGAGCAGGACTACATCATCCGCGCCAACCTCGGGCGCTACGCGTCCTATCGCAACCTCACCGAGAACAAGGTTCGACAGCTGATCGCCGACACCCGTCGCCGCGGTTACGCGGTGGATGTGGGCGAGCTCATTCCCGGCATTGCCGGAGTTGGATTGCCGATCATGACGCCGGGCGAAAAGCCGGGCGCGGCGCTCAGTTTCACGCTGCTCTGCGCCAAGCTGACGCCGGGCGTCCTCGAACATTACGGCGCCCTCCTGAAAGAGGAAATCGACGCCATCGTCGGTCAGTAG
- a CDS encoding IS3-like element ISRj2 family transposase (programmed frameshift): MTKKSRRTHSPAFKAKVALAAVKGDKTLAELAQLFDVHPNQITIWKNQLLEGAAGVFGHDKTSAETPVDLKALHAKIGELALENGFFVRRAHQGGPAERKAMIDRDHDLSIVRQAKVLKLARSTVYYEPRPVSAEDLALMRRLDELHLDYPFAGARMLRSLLRREGVYAGRRHIATLMKRMGIEAVYRRPNTSKPAPGHKIYPYLLRGLKIERPDHAWAMDITYIPMRRGFVYLAAVVDVFSRRVLAHRVSITMEAAFCVEAVQEALAKHGRPEIFNTDQGSQFTSLEFTDVLLDAKIAISMDGKGAWRDNVFVERLWRTVKYEEVYLRAYDSVSEARASIAKYLAFYNQGRPHSSLDGRTPDEAYFGTQAMVMAA, from the exons ATGACGAAGAAGAGCCGCCGGACGCATTCTCCGGCATTCAAGGCGAAGGTTGCTTTGGCTGCGGTCAAAGGCGACAAGACACTGGCGGAGCTGGCGCAACTGTTTGATGTTCATCCGAACCAGATCACGATCTGGAAAAACCAGCTCCTGGAAGGCGCCGCCGGCGTGTTTGGGCATGACAAGACATCGGCCGAGACGCCGGTCGATTTGAAGGCGTTACATGCCAAGATCGGCGAGCTGGCGTTGGAAAACG GATTTTTTGTCCGGCGCGCTCACCAAGGCGGGCCTGCTGAGCGCAAAGCGATGATCGACCGCGATCATGATCTTTCTATCGTGCGCCAGGCGAAGGTCCTGAAGCTGGCTCGCAGCACGGTCTACTATGAACCTCGGCCAGTTTCGGCCGAGGACCTTGCCTTGATGCGTCGGCTCGATGAGCTGCATCTCGATTATCCCTTCGCGGGAGCGCGTATGCTGCGATCGTTGCTGCGGCGGGAGGGCGTATACGCCGGTCGCCGCCACATCGCGACGCTGATGAAGCGCATGGGGATCGAGGCGGTCTATCGTCGCCCGAACACGAGCAAGCCGGCTCCGGGTCACAAGATCTACCCGTACCTGTTGCGCGGATTGAAGATCGAGCGGCCCGACCATGCGTGGGCAATGGACATCACCTACATTCCGATGCGGCGTGGCTTCGTCTATCTCGCGGCGGTCGTCGATGTGTTCAGCCGACGGGTCCTGGCCCATCGCGTCTCGATCACAATGGAGGCGGCCTTCTGCGTCGAAGCGGTCCAGGAGGCGTTGGCGAAGCACGGCAGGCCCGAGATTTTCAACACGGATCAGGGCAGCCAGTTCACCAGCCTCGAGTTCACCGATGTGCTGCTGGACGCGAAGATCGCCATCAGCATGGACGGCAAGGGCGCCTGGCGCGACAACGTGTTTGTCGAGCGGCTCTGGCGCACGGTCAAATACGAAGAAGTATATCTCCGCGCCTACGACAGCGTGTCCGAGGCGCGAGCGTCAATTGCCAAGTATCTGGCCTTCTACAATCAGGGACGCCCTCACTCGAGCCTTGACGGGCGCACGCCCGACGAGGCTTACTTCGGCACGCAAGCTATGGTGATGGCCGCATGA
- a CDS encoding amino acid ABC transporter permease gives MIAGSMLSYDGKKRAVLLLIAFGVAVWIGVDAAAGGSAHWSRVLARLPLLLTGSASGWPITGGFALNIILSIASMALATVLGTIMGLATLARFGPIRVPSLLLMNFLRNSPWLVLLFATLYFLPFEMHVFGTTIAFPPFVKAVIGLALPTAANFSEVIRGAVQSIHSGQWEAARSLGYGTGQIYRHVIMPQALRRMITGWMNSYALLMIATALATVTGIQDVLTILNTLLAMENERVIVYFYLTILFLFIAYCYPIAVVARRLERAVKGESL, from the coding sequence TTGATCGCGGGCTCCATGCTCTCCTATGACGGAAAGAAGCGCGCCGTTCTGCTGCTGATCGCCTTTGGCGTGGCCGTCTGGATCGGGGTCGATGCGGCGGCGGGCGGCTCGGCGCACTGGAGCCGCGTGCTGGCGCGGCTTCCTCTGCTTCTCACCGGCTCGGCATCCGGCTGGCCGATCACGGGCGGCTTTGCCCTCAATATCATTCTCTCGATCGCCTCCATGGCACTGGCGACGGTGCTCGGTACGATCATGGGTCTTGCGACGCTCGCCAGGTTCGGACCGATCCGGGTCCCGTCTCTTCTGCTGATGAATTTCCTGCGCAATTCACCCTGGCTCGTTCTGCTTTTTGCAACGCTCTATTTCCTGCCGTTTGAGATGCATGTCTTCGGCACGACCATTGCGTTCCCGCCATTCGTGAAGGCCGTGATTGGCCTTGCGCTGCCGACGGCGGCGAATTTCTCCGAGGTGATCCGGGGCGCCGTTCAGTCCATTCACAGCGGTCAGTGGGAAGCGGCACGTTCGCTCGGCTATGGCACCGGCCAGATCTATCGCCACGTGATCATGCCACAGGCGCTGCGGCGCATGATCACGGGCTGGATGAATTCCTACGCGTTGCTGATGATCGCGACAGCGCTCGCCACGGTGACCGGTATCCAGGACGTGCTGACAATTCTGAATACTTTGCTCGCCATGGAGAACGAGCGCGTGATCGTCTACTTCTATTTGACCATCCTCTTCCTGTTCATCGCCTATTGCTATCCGATCGCGGTCGTCGCGCGCCGGTTGGAACGCGCCGTGAAGGGAGAAAGCCTGTGA
- a CDS encoding vWA domain-containing protein yields the protein MSTDHDIMRLPEPPPPAPDARASAVQQALLRFDQKSAEEKNADDSQGMPTDIRLIERTAASLRPLRERTVMKRTRYLLAASLASIVAGSGAYLHLMRSPQSQDVAAPVEQKVASNDVAQAPSTVQAKQESESQAQPQTQTQTATQAGKPSQEAAAPSAAAAPPPAKPRVENQIAGRFAPQASSTAAPGRVQGLMPGAPSEMYALRSRNDQMHARAPSAQLLSQVEVLRDQREHAPAASEPVGRDKFANAPENAFKLARDAPVSTFSIDVDTASYAFVRAQLNRNVLPPAASVRTEELINYFPYAYEAPASASEPFRANVAVFPNPWAEGRKLIRIGVKGYALQQTSRPRANLVFLIDTSGSMGPQNRLPLVKQSLAMLVTQLKPEDCIAIVTYAGNAGTALEPTSVSEKAKILATIDRLEAGGSTAGAEGIRQAYALAEQNFDASGVNRVILATDGDFNVGITNKDELKGFVERQREKGIFLSVLGVGAGNYNDALAQTLAQNGNGVAAYIDTINEARKVLVEEASSTLFPIGKDVKIQVEFNPATVAEYRLIGYETRLLNRDDFSNDKVDAGDVGSGQTVTALYDIVPVGGPRVVDDLRYGAQAPASDSPSPAEYAFVKIRYKLPRSDQSVLVSTPVDRASEHGRFEDAPLDARFATSVAAFGEILRGGKHTGRFGYDDVLRIASAARGDDPYGYRSEFLQLVRAAKTASAMQPLRP from the coding sequence ATGAGTACTGATCACGACATCATGCGTTTGCCCGAGCCTCCGCCGCCTGCGCCGGACGCGCGTGCCTCGGCTGTGCAACAGGCGCTGCTGCGCTTCGATCAAAAAAGCGCCGAGGAAAAAAATGCCGACGACAGCCAAGGAATGCCGACCGACATCCGTCTCATCGAGCGAACCGCCGCGTCCTTGCGGCCGTTACGCGAGAGGACTGTCATGAAGCGTACGCGATATCTCCTGGCCGCCAGCCTGGCCTCCATTGTTGCCGGATCGGGCGCCTATCTCCATCTCATGCGGTCGCCGCAGTCGCAGGACGTCGCTGCACCCGTCGAACAGAAGGTGGCGAGCAACGACGTCGCTCAAGCTCCTTCGACAGTGCAAGCAAAGCAGGAAAGCGAAAGCCAGGCCCAGCCGCAAACGCAAACCCAAACCGCCACTCAGGCCGGAAAGCCCAGCCAGGAAGCCGCCGCGCCTTCGGCTGCCGCGGCGCCGCCTCCCGCCAAGCCGCGCGTGGAAAATCAGATCGCCGGCCGGTTCGCTCCTCAGGCATCTTCCACGGCGGCGCCCGGCCGGGTGCAGGGTCTCATGCCGGGGGCACCGTCAGAAATGTACGCTCTTAGAAGCCGGAACGATCAAATGCACGCGCGCGCGCCGTCTGCGCAGCTGCTGTCGCAGGTCGAAGTCCTTCGGGACCAGCGCGAGCACGCTCCTGCTGCGTCCGAGCCTGTCGGCCGCGACAAGTTTGCGAATGCGCCGGAAAACGCCTTCAAGCTCGCGCGCGATGCACCCGTCTCGACATTCTCCATTGATGTCGATACGGCGTCGTACGCGTTCGTCCGCGCACAGCTCAACCGCAATGTCCTGCCGCCGGCCGCGTCCGTTCGCACCGAGGAGCTGATCAATTACTTTCCCTATGCCTATGAAGCCCCCGCATCGGCGAGCGAACCGTTCCGGGCCAACGTTGCCGTGTTTCCGAACCCCTGGGCGGAAGGCCGCAAGCTCATTCGCATTGGCGTCAAAGGTTATGCGCTGCAACAGACGAGCCGACCGCGCGCGAATCTCGTCTTCCTGATCGATACATCGGGCTCGATGGGGCCGCAGAACCGGTTGCCGCTCGTGAAGCAGTCGCTCGCCATGCTCGTTACCCAGCTGAAACCCGAGGACTGCATCGCGATCGTGACCTATGCCGGAAATGCCGGCACGGCGCTCGAGCCCACTTCCGTGTCCGAGAAAGCGAAAATCCTGGCGACGATCGATCGGCTCGAGGCGGGTGGCAGCACGGCGGGTGCCGAAGGCATCAGGCAAGCCTATGCGCTTGCAGAGCAGAATTTTGACGCCAGCGGCGTCAATCGTGTCATCCTCGCCACCGACGGCGACTTCAATGTCGGAATTACGAACAAGGATGAATTGAAAGGTTTCGTCGAGCGTCAACGTGAAAAGGGCATTTTCCTGTCCGTGCTCGGCGTTGGTGCCGGCAATTACAACGACGCGCTGGCGCAGACGCTGGCGCAGAACGGCAACGGCGTCGCTGCCTACATTGATACGATCAACGAGGCACGCAAGGTGCTAGTCGAAGAGGCAAGTTCGACGCTGTTTCCGATCGGCAAGGATGTGAAGATCCAGGTCGAGTTCAATCCGGCAACCGTCGCCGAATATCGCCTCATCGGCTACGAGACGCGACTTCTCAATCGCGACGATTTCTCAAATGACAAAGTCGATGCCGGCGACGTCGGCTCGGGGCAAACCGTGACGGCGCTCTACGACATCGTGCCTGTCGGCGGGCCTCGCGTGGTCGACGATCTCAGATACGGTGCGCAAGCCCCGGCGAGCGACTCACCGTCGCCGGCCGAATATGCCTTCGTCAAGATCCGCTACAAGCTGCCGCGATCCGATCAAAGCGTGCTGGTCAGCACCCCCGTCGATCGCGCATCGGAACATGGCCGCTTCGAGGACGCGCCACTCGATGCCCGCTTTGCAACCAGTGTTGCCGCGTTCGGCGAGATTCTACGTGGCGGAAAGCACACCGGCCGGTTCGGCTATGACGACGTGCTCCGTATCGCCTCGGCCGCGCGCGGCGACGATCCTTACGGCTATCGCTCCGAGTTCCTTCAGTTGGTGCGCGCGGCCAAAACTGCGAGCGCGATGCAGCCGCTGCGACCGTGA
- a CDS encoding amino acid ABC transporter permease: MFGLDYSWLADPAYQQWLLTGVVNTLNLAALSSAAAILIGMLGALGLTLRIFWLDALIELFVEVFRNTPPLLQMLFAYFTFSNLGLRVTDPSTGLSVPLLSAFACAAISLSLFGGALATEAFRSGIETMPRSIIDAARSLGYGRWARFWRIEAPIATRICLPGLTNILTNLFKTTSQASVITVPELMYYAGQIYNDTFRTLEVMILVLLIYVVLVSILTFAMARLEAFMAFPGYGRGH, translated from the coding sequence TTGTTCGGACTCGACTATTCCTGGCTCGCGGATCCTGCGTACCAGCAATGGCTGCTGACCGGTGTTGTCAACACGCTGAATCTGGCGGCGCTCTCATCGGCGGCCGCCATCCTCATCGGGATGCTCGGGGCCCTCGGGCTCACGCTGCGGATTTTCTGGCTCGATGCCCTGATCGAGCTGTTCGTCGAGGTGTTCCGCAACACGCCGCCGCTGTTGCAGATGTTGTTTGCCTATTTCACCTTCTCGAACCTCGGCCTCAGGGTGACCGATCCGTCGACGGGATTATCGGTTCCGCTTCTCAGTGCCTTCGCCTGTGCTGCGATTTCGCTCAGCCTCTTCGGCGGGGCGCTGGCGACCGAAGCCTTCCGCTCCGGCATCGAAACCATGCCGCGGTCGATCATCGATGCGGCGCGGTCGCTGGGGTACGGCCGATGGGCCCGCTTCTGGCGCATCGAGGCGCCGATCGCCACCCGCATCTGCCTGCCGGGACTGACGAACATCCTGACCAACCTCTTCAAGACGACGTCGCAGGCATCCGTCATCACCGTGCCGGAACTGATGTACTACGCCGGGCAGATCTACAATGACACGTTCCGCACGCTGGAGGTCATGATTCTGGTCCTCCTCATATATGTGGTGCTGGTGTCGATCCTCACATTTGCAATGGCGAGGCTCGAAGCCTTCATGGCCTTCCCAGGTTACGGGAGGGGGCATTGA
- a CDS encoding ATP-binding protein, with the protein MGNAGDEDSKRSSRAGPPAAAKQDLNGIGAAFAPGMIGALLSRIFNWSRSGVGPRLLAAVLLFSSIVTLMLTALQLYLDYDREVGVIETRLDEIGRSTTGSLGESLWNLDQNQLKLQLDGILRLPDIRAAEVREIADRPNPIRVAVGEPSTRSAVTRDYPLYYSVQGTSRPIGVLHVEATLAEVYQQLLNRALVILASQAAKTFVVSLFIIYMFHLLVTRHLAAIAEFVGQYSLSRPPPPLHLERRPPRDPDELDKVIDAFNAMCANLERAYGELREANANLERDLNIRRRAEEDARASEERFRDYAETASDWFWETGPDHRFTYVSDRAGAFGMDNKALVGKHRTDAASDRDAEPEKWRAHVATLDRHEPFRKFEYRGRDVAGRMHHFNVNGQPIFAADGRFMGYRGSATDLTVQHEAEERLRQSQKMDAIGQLTGGVAHDFNNVLTVITGTIEIIQEGLADKPEFAAIAQLIDDAAARGAEITSQLLTFARRQPLEPRDIDVNALVVETAKLLKPILGEHIEIVTRLADDAWSAMADPSQLSSAIVNLAVNARDAMPGGGRLTLETANRELDGTSGAGDGDVMRGAFVMIAVADTGHGIPADIRERVFEPFFTTKGVGRGTGLGLSMVYGFARQTGGTVVIESEEGRGTVMRLFLPRSKGEAPARTAPVQPPAAARGHETILVVEDDPLVQGYVIAQLGTLGYRTLAASDGAAALALVDQGVKFDLLFTDIIMPGGMNGRELAEAVRLRRPGASVLYTSGYTDDTIVHEGHLDPGLALLRKRYRKSELSQKIREVLAGKPPA; encoded by the coding sequence ATGGGCAACGCAGGCGACGAGGACTCCAAGCGCAGCAGTCGCGCCGGTCCCCCGGCGGCCGCGAAGCAGGATTTGAACGGGATCGGCGCTGCATTTGCGCCAGGGATGATCGGAGCGCTGCTGTCGCGGATCTTCAACTGGTCGCGCAGCGGCGTCGGGCCGCGCCTGCTGGCCGCCGTGCTGCTGTTCTCCTCGATCGTCACGCTGATGCTGACCGCCCTTCAGCTCTATCTCGACTACGACCGCGAGGTCGGTGTCATCGAGACGCGGCTCGACGAGATCGGCCGCAGCACGACCGGCAGCCTCGGCGAGAGCCTGTGGAATCTCGACCAGAACCAGCTCAAGCTCCAGCTCGACGGCATCCTGCGGCTGCCCGACATCCGCGCCGCCGAGGTGCGCGAGATCGCCGATCGTCCCAATCCGATCCGTGTCGCGGTCGGTGAGCCGAGCACCCGCTCAGCCGTGACACGCGACTATCCGCTGTACTACAGCGTCCAGGGGACGTCACGCCCGATCGGCGTGCTCCATGTCGAGGCGACGCTGGCCGAGGTCTATCAGCAATTGCTGAACCGGGCCCTGGTCATCCTGGCAAGCCAGGCCGCGAAGACCTTTGTCGTCTCGCTGTTCATCATCTACATGTTCCATCTGCTGGTGACGCGGCATCTGGCCGCCATCGCCGAGTTCGTCGGCCAATACAGCCTGTCGCGGCCGCCGCCGCCTTTGCACCTCGAGCGCCGGCCGCCCCGCGATCCCGACGAGCTGGACAAGGTGATCGACGCCTTCAACGCGATGTGCGCGAACCTCGAGCGCGCCTATGGCGAGCTGCGCGAGGCCAACGCAAATCTCGAGCGCGACCTGAATATCCGCCGGCGCGCCGAAGAGGACGCGCGTGCCAGTGAAGAGCGTTTCCGCGACTATGCCGAGACCGCGTCCGACTGGTTCTGGGAGACCGGACCGGATCATCGCTTCACCTACGTATCCGACCGGGCCGGCGCCTTCGGCATGGACAACAAGGCGCTGGTCGGCAAGCACCGCACAGATGCCGCCTCCGACCGCGACGCCGAGCCTGAGAAATGGCGCGCGCACGTGGCGACCTTGGACCGCCACGAGCCGTTCCGGAAGTTCGAGTATCGCGGGCGCGACGTGGCCGGCCGCATGCATCATTTCAACGTCAACGGCCAGCCGATCTTCGCGGCGGACGGACGCTTCATGGGCTATCGCGGGTCGGCCACCGACCTCACGGTGCAGCACGAGGCCGAGGAGCGGCTGCGCCAATCCCAAAAGATGGACGCGATCGGTCAGCTCACCGGCGGCGTCGCTCACGACTTCAACAACGTGCTCACGGTCATCACCGGCACCATCGAGATCATCCAGGAGGGGCTTGCGGACAAGCCCGAGTTCGCCGCGATCGCACAACTGATCGACGATGCGGCGGCGCGCGGCGCCGAGATCACCTCGCAGCTCCTGACCTTCGCGCGCCGCCAGCCGCTGGAGCCCCGCGACATCGACGTCAACGCACTCGTGGTCGAAACCGCGAAGCTGCTCAAGCCGATCCTCGGCGAGCATATCGAGATCGTGACCCGGCTCGCGGACGACGCCTGGTCCGCGATGGCAGATCCGTCGCAGCTCTCGTCGGCGATCGTCAATCTCGCCGTCAATGCGCGTGACGCGATGCCGGGCGGCGGCCGGCTCACGCTGGAGACCGCAAACCGCGAGCTCGACGGCACCAGCGGTGCCGGCGACGGCGATGTCATGCGCGGCGCCTTCGTGATGATCGCGGTGGCCGACACCGGTCATGGCATCCCGGCAGATATCCGCGAGCGCGTGTTCGAGCCGTTCTTCACCACCAAGGGCGTCGGCCGCGGCACCGGACTTGGGCTGAGCATGGTCTACGGCTTTGCCCGCCAGACCGGCGGGACCGTCGTCATCGAGAGCGAGGAGGGGCGCGGCACGGTGATGCGGCTGTTCCTGCCGCGGTCGAAGGGCGAGGCGCCGGCCAGGACGGCGCCGGTTCAGCCGCCCGCGGCGGCACGCGGGCACGAGACGATCCTCGTGGTCGAGGACGATCCGCTGGTGCAGGGCTATGTCATCGCCCAGCTCGGCACCCTCGGCTATCGCACGCTCGCCGCCAGCGACGGCGCAGCCGCGCTTGCGCTGGTCGACCAGGGCGTCAAATTCGATCTCCTGTTCACGGACATCATCATGCCCGGCGGCATGAACGGACGGGAATTGGCCGAAGCCGTCCGGCTCCGCCGGCCGGGGGCGAGCGTGCTCTACACCTCCGGCTATACCGACGACACCATCGTCCACGAAGGACATCTCGATCCCGGCCTGGCACTGCTCAGGAAGCGGTACCGGAAATCGGAGCTGTCGCAGAAGATCCGCGAGGTGCTTGCAGGCAAGCCGCCGGCCTGA
- a CDS encoding substrate-binding periplasmic protein, which produces MWRIIVACLSLLAAGPSHAQELIRLARIADIPDQYVGGEMLRAVYAKLNIKLAFEDVPGKRALALSSAGEVDGEIQRIGTLSSDYPTLIQVTPAINYIEPTVFATKLRFDVAGWNSIREYSIGIVRGVGSSEARTRGMARVTATTSLENMIRMLDADRFEVMVTDLFSGLVAVRKLNLQTRIVPLSPPLERIHIYHYLHERHRDLVPKVGKVIAQMEASGELATLREALVKQVLSTP; this is translated from the coding sequence ATGTGGCGGATCATCGTCGCCTGCCTGTCATTGCTCGCCGCCGGTCCGTCGCACGCGCAGGAGCTCATCCGGCTGGCGCGGATCGCCGACATCCCGGATCAATATGTCGGCGGCGAGATGCTGCGGGCCGTCTACGCCAAGCTGAATATCAAGCTGGCGTTCGAGGACGTCCCCGGCAAGCGCGCGCTGGCGCTGTCGAGCGCCGGCGAGGTCGATGGCGAGATCCAGCGGATCGGAACACTCTCCAGCGACTACCCGACGCTGATTCAGGTGACGCCGGCGATCAACTACATCGAGCCGACGGTCTTCGCGACGAAACTCCGTTTCGACGTCGCCGGCTGGAATTCGATCAGGGAGTACAGCATCGGCATCGTCCGCGGCGTCGGCTCCTCAGAGGCCAGGACGCGCGGCATGGCCCGCGTCACCGCGACCACCAGCCTCGAGAACATGATCAGGATGCTCGACGCCGACCGTTTCGAGGTGATGGTCACCGACCTCTTCAGCGGGCTCGTCGCGGTGAGGAAACTCAATCTGCAGACCAGGATTGTCCCGCTCTCACCACCGCTGGAGCGCATCCACATCTACCATTATTTGCACGAACGCCATCGCGATCTGGTGCCGAAGGTCGGCAAGGTGATCGCGCAGATGGAAGCGAGCGGCGAGCTGGCAACGCTGCGCGAGGCGCTGGTCAAACAGGTCCTGAGCACGCCGTGA
- a CDS encoding ATP-binding cassette domain-containing protein has product MYKAQFDPETVKDVLFAIRELVEEGLTCILVTHEMKFAREVSQRVCFTDRGLIVESAPPAELFDNPRDPRTREFLGQVL; this is encoded by the coding sequence ATGTACAAGGCGCAGTTCGATCCCGAAACGGTAAAGGACGTGCTGTTCGCGATCCGCGAACTGGTGGAGGAGGGCCTCACCTGCATTCTCGTGACGCACGAGATGAAGTTCGCCCGGGAAGTCTCGCAACGCGTTTGTTTCACCGATCGTGGTCTGATCGTGGAAAGTGCGCCTCCTGCGGAACTCTTCGACAATCCGCGAGACCCGCGCACGCGCGAATTCCTCGGTCAGGTTCTCTGA
- a CDS encoding transporter substrate-binding domain-containing protein, which translates to MAGTLENVKARGKLVVGVKNDYVPYGFLNDKGDIVGFEVSLAKYVAKELLGSEDKIELVPVVASNRIEFLTAGRIDAIFATLGVTAERAKVIDFTTEYVSAAGPSVLAAKEATVSKWEELKGKSVCGIQGSYYNKKMTEEFGINLVAFKTQPEAYRALKDNRCIGFVFDDMTLQQKLKEPDWASYKIAVAPYEFQPMAGGLRKGDTEFHEAVDKAIAKAEAEGKLIAWETEFGMPHSDYIAARAKAAVAKKN; encoded by the coding sequence GTGGCGGGCACGCTTGAGAACGTCAAGGCGCGCGGCAAGCTCGTCGTCGGCGTGAAGAATGATTACGTGCCCTATGGTTTTCTGAACGACAAGGGCGACATCGTCGGCTTCGAGGTCTCGCTTGCGAAGTACGTTGCCAAGGAGCTCCTTGGCTCCGAGGACAAGATCGAGCTCGTGCCTGTCGTCGCGTCCAATCGCATCGAATTCCTGACCGCCGGCCGCATCGATGCGATCTTCGCCACGCTCGGCGTCACGGCCGAGCGCGCCAAGGTCATCGACTTCACGACGGAATACGTTTCCGCTGCCGGCCCGTCCGTGCTGGCGGCCAAGGAAGCGACGGTCTCCAAGTGGGAAGAGCTGAAGGGCAAGTCGGTCTGCGGTATCCAGGGCTCCTACTACAACAAGAAGATGACCGAGGAATTCGGCATCAATCTCGTGGCCTTCAAGACCCAGCCGGAAGCCTATCGCGCGTTGAAGGACAATCGTTGCATCGGCTTCGTCTTTGACGACATGACGCTTCAGCAGAAGCTCAAGGAGCCCGATTGGGCGAGCTACAAGATCGCGGTGGCGCCGTATGAATTCCAGCCGATGGCCGGCGGCCTCCGCAAGGGAGACACGGAATTCCACGAAGCCGTCGACAAGGCCATCGCGAAGGCCGAGGCCGAAGGCAAGCTGATTGCGTGGGAGACCGAGTTCGGCATGCCGCACTCCGACTACATCGCCGCGCGGGCGAAGGCTGCGGTCGCGAAGAAGAACTGA
- a CDS encoding RNA polymerase sigma factor produces the protein MGGAIQLMTAEVTEPPDGGATDDDLVSLATQGNRAAFEALLRRHYDLMHRVAWRMTGSRTDAQDICQDVCCALVERIASFRGEAKFTTWLVGIVRNACHDHHRRHSTLTRLKGHLAVLAEMAAPPDGRDLFRRSWLASELARLSPLLRETVVLVVGEGMTHAEAATALGVSESTISGRMHEVRRQAGLAKDIGDEY, from the coding sequence ATGGGGGGCGCCATTCAGCTTATGACCGCAGAGGTGACTGAGCCGCCGGATGGCGGCGCCACGGATGACGACCTCGTCAGTCTGGCCACGCAGGGCAACCGTGCTGCATTCGAAGCCTTGTTGCGGCGTCACTACGACCTGATGCACCGCGTTGCGTGGCGTATGACCGGCTCCCGGACTGACGCGCAGGACATTTGTCAGGATGTCTGCTGCGCGCTGGTGGAACGGATCGCTTCTTTCAGGGGGGAGGCGAAGTTCACAACCTGGCTGGTCGGTATCGTGCGCAACGCCTGCCATGACCACCATCGGCGTCATTCGACGTTGACGCGCCTGAAGGGCCATCTCGCCGTTCTTGCCGAAATGGCGGCGCCGCCGGATGGCCGGGATCTCTTTCGTCGCAGCTGGCTCGCGAGCGAGCTGGCGCGGCTTTCGCCGCTGCTGCGGGAAACGGTCGTGCTTGTGGTCGGCGAAGGCATGACGCACGCGGAGGCGGCGACAGCCCTGGGCGTCTCCGAGTCGACCATCTCCGGCCGCATGCACGAGGTGAGGCGACAGGCGGGTCTCGCGAAGGACATTGGCGATGAGTACTGA